From the Engraulis encrasicolus isolate BLACKSEA-1 chromosome 18, IST_EnEncr_1.0, whole genome shotgun sequence genome, the window ATtgtaaaaagaagaagaacataACTTCATTGTCATTTCATAGGACTTGCATACACTGAAACAAAATGCATTTTCGGCATTTTAACCAACTAATATATTCTTATAAACTTCACTAGGATAATTGAGAAGCAGCACATTACCTGTATGTTCCACAAGCCCCAAATCCCTGCTGGCTCAGGTGACGGAAGAGCAGAGGACTTGTGTAAAAGTTGTCGGTGTAGACGATGTGCCCAGACCCCAAATAGCCTTTGTCCACCAGACGGGTCACGACATCAAAAGCAAGCCCCTCTCCTCCTGGCACCATCTTGTTTTCCCCCGTGTAAAGCATGAAATCCACCGTGTAACCGTTGGCGTCTGCCAAAACAAAAAACTTCAAGCCCCACTTTGTGGGCTTGGCCTTCATATTTGGCTTCATATTAATCCTGGGCTTGGTCGCCACCATCCTCTCATTCACAGAGATATGCTGCCCTGGGTGGTAGATGGCCTTGCAGCTCCGTCTGATGAGCTCCATGAGAGGTCGGACCCTGTGGAGGTGGTCGTATTCCTCCgtccccttcttcctctcctcttcagcggTCTTCTCTGGGTCGCTCATGTGGATATTCGACCAAATGGCCATGAAGCGGTCCCGAGTCATCACCGCGGCGGGGAAGGGGACATGAAAAATGGTGTCCTGGCGCCAGTAGTCACTGATTTTCGGAAGCTCCAACACCGACATGTAGATCAACAGGCCAATGAATTGCTTCATTTCACCTGGACTTATTGTAGTCCAGGTGAACTTCTTGCCAGCTTGCTGgtttttttcagcatttttgtTTGTGCATTCACACAACAGTCGCAACACCGGCACgtcataaaaatgggaaaaaatgtcACCTGGGGATGGGTCACCCATATCGAGGGGTGGCTGGACACCTGGGGTGCGTCTGGGGTTGAATCTGAGAGGGGGAGGGACTCCATCATCAGGCTCGTCCACGTTTCTCCATCTTTGGAGTGGCGAGCGACTGCGATCTCTGCGGCTGCTGACAGGAGAACCTCCAgctccaccacctctccctctttgccaacatcttcctcctcgtcctccttcttcctccacctccatcatacCCACCAGACAGGACACTTGAAGAAAAAGAACATTTATCTttgtagtaataataacaataagattaataacttggttttatatagcgcctttcaaggaaacCAAGGtcgcttttttttggggggggggggggggggcttcttgAACTAGGCTAGCCAGTGGcctgttgggaggtagactgttccagagcataggggcagcaacacagaaagctCTGTCACAGAAGGCTATGAAGTCTGACTCGGGGGATGAtaagattgtccttttcagaaattaatggCAGTAGGCTATACTCTATGGGTCACACAACAACGtaatttatataaatatatatatattcattcattcatattgtattatgcctaaaacacacacacacacacacacacacacacacacacacacacacacacacacacacacacacacacacacacacacacacacacctccatcaccaTGCCAAAGTTAAGACCACATGTTGTTCAGAATAAGAATAATCTGTCGGATACTAGACctatcattgagagtaaatagaatggaggccaaaattctatttcattgttgaagccaagttggagccaaggttggacccaaaaagaccaaaaaatggccaaatcccattcattcctatgagagacataaaaccctgtatctcccttaaatgccactccagggggataatttttcgctcaactagtaggtccccttgctctccaacttaccagggtggtgatttttttgtggtgatgttttgttttagagagatattaaaagttaaattgaccaatgagcatcagaacatggtttgattgaccgttagaagtcttgttgttgtccaatcagcacctgcgtttggcgttgctaaggtggaatgtaagttggaatgttcccaaatctggcttcaaagcgttgaatggcaaatagcgttgatttggcgtccattctatttactgtcaatgggacaTATGCTTGCCTtcggcctctgcttgccccccgCAAGCATAACAAACTACAAGTGAGCGCATCACTCCTAAAATAATCCGGACATTTGACTTGGTAGGCGTTTACCTTTCAGATTATCGCTCCTCCTCGATCATTTAATTTATCTAAATCAAAGTTATTAGTAAGGAAAGTCTAGAATAGGCAAGGGCTACACAAGCCGTCTGAAAACAGTCAGGTAGaactagagagaagagagataaatGTGAAACCTCTGGGTGGCGGCAGAGATGTAATTTAGCCAGAGCCGTATATATTTTAGCCGTAGGCTATATGtacgcatagacatagattaACCAGGATTAACCTGTCTACcggttagagattctctggtatGTATGTacgcacagacctgtattaaccgcTCTGAATTTAGCGGGCCCAAACGGTGTTTGGGATGTGACGAAGGAAGGAAGTGTTGCCAATGTAGCCATCGAGGAATAAAATAAAATTACTTGGGAATGACTTGCAAAATAAAAACTCAACACAATGGATAGGATGAGTTCGTCTTGTTAGTATTCATGTATCTCCCTTTTAAAATGATATATTTCAGTGTAATATTCCTGAAATAAGACAGAAGAAGCGATACCAGGCTTTTATTTTGAATGAAAAAAGCGGCTGGTGGGCGGTCATATTCAAAGTTTTGGTTGGTTGTGT encodes:
- the LOC134468347 gene encoding piggyBac transposable element-derived protein 4-like, producing MMEVEEEGGRGGRCWQRGRGGGAGGSPVSSRRDRSRSPLQRWRNVDEPDDGVPPPLRFNPRRTPGVQPPLDMGDPSPGDIFSHFYDVPVLRLLCECTNKNAEKNQQAGKKFTWTTISPGEMKQFIGLLIYMSVLELPKISDYWRQDTIFHVPFPAAVMTRDRFMAIWSNIHMSDPEKTAEEERKKGTEEYDHLHRVRPLMELIRRSCKAIYHPGQHISVNERMVATKPRINMKPNMKAKPTKWGLKFFVLADANGYTVDFMLYTGENKMVPGGEGLAFDVVTRLVDKGYLGSGHIVYTDNFYTSPLLFRHLSQQGFGACGTYRQGRIGVPTTPGNALTNQSSRGSIRWIRDGDLLFVKWMDTREVSLCSTVHPVYNGETVHRWQKTGDGQKRITVPRPTTVGEYSRYMGGVETSDQVIGTNSMHRKTRGWPMTIFQHLLDIAVTNSYILHETQSTNMQARPLTRQQFQEELAAHLLGVTLKTGQPNPPPPPTRHHLPVPCSSGQTKGQRASMGRRRCKLCSRNTPWKCDVCDVGLCLVPDRNCYWQYHQNL